Sequence from the Saccharopolyspora pogona genome:
GCAGCGAGCCGCCGATCTGGATCCCGGTGGCGTTGAGCGCATTGCGGCCGCGGTTGCGCAGAACTCCGCCGGACAGCGTCAGGTTCCCACCGACCTTCGCGCCGGGGATGCGGATCTCCCCCGCGGCCTGCAGGCGGATGCCCAGCAACGCACCGGATACCTTCAGCCGGTCGCCGTAGATCGCGCGGTGTCCGGGATTGCGCAGTTCACTGTCGTTGAGCAGCAGCGAGCCGCCGAGATCTGCGTCGGCCAGATCCAGGACTCCGCCGATGCTCCGGCAGCCGCGCAACACCGTGTCGTTGCTGACGCTGAGGTTGCGCGCGTTGAGGCCGGGGAACCGGCAGCGCCACATCACCAGCCCGGCCAGGCGGGCCTGCCGCAGGTCCGGGGCGTTCTCGAACCGGCAGCCGACGAATTCCAGCAGGTAGGGCAGTTCGGCGTTGCGCAGCTCGACCCGGCCGGTGATCGCCGCGTCCTCGATCTGGATCACCAGCGGTTGGGCGCCGCGGCGGTTGAACAGGCGCCAGCCGCCGTCCTCCAGGGAGTCGATCAGCCGGCGGGCTAGGTATTCGCCGCGGATCTCCCGTTCCGCCGCCTCGCCGTGCCCGTCCACCGGCGGCGCGGCCTCGTCGGCCGGCGCCCTGCCCGGCCTGAGCAGGTCGTCGAAGCGCCGCTCGGCGACGCTCTGCGGTCCACCGTTGTCCCACGGTCTGCCCGGCACGGCGTGCTCTCCATCGCTGTTCGGCCAAGTGATCCACACGTACGGTAGCCGATCGACCACCGCCGCATGAGACGTTCGGCCGGATCCGCAGGTCGCGCACACCCCGGGCAACGTCGTCCACATTGGACAAACCCCGGCCCCGAGTGGAGGCCCGGCTGAGATCAACGTCACGACTCCGCGATCGGGGGCGAGCCCTGACACTGGGATCTGGGATGCTGCGCCCGCCAGGCCAAGATCGAAACGCCAACGCAGGGAGGATGCCCATGAGCATCATCGGCTGGATCGTGCTGGGACTGCTCGCCGGCGGTATCGCGAAGGTGCTCATGCCGGGCCGGGACCCCGGCGGCTGCATCGTCACGATCCTGCTCGGCGTCGCGGGAGCCTTCGTCGGCGGCTGGGTCGGCAAGACCCTCTTCCACGTCGAGCTCGGCACGTTCTTCGACCTGCGCACCTGGGGCCTGGCGATCCTGGGCGCGTTGATCCTGCTGATCGGCTACCGCCTGATCTTCGGCAAGCCCCGCGACTAGGACGACCCGAGCCCGCGGCCCGCGTTCGCACCAACCGGCTGGCGGCGCGGGCGTTCGCGCTGGTGGTGGAGAATGCGGGCATGCGCATTTCGGCCAAGGTGGATTATGCGGTACGTGCTCTCGTCGAGCTCGCGCGCCTGTCGCCAGGAAAGGTGGCAAGGGCCGAAGATGTGGCCGCCGCCCAGGAGATCCCGCGCAACTTCCTGCTGGCGGTGTTGGCCGACCTGCGCCGGAGCGGGATCGTCGCCAGTAGGCGCGGCCAGGCCGGGGGCTGGGTGCTGGCCCGCCCGGCGGAAGCGGTGTCCGTGGCGGACGTGATCCGGGCCGTGGACGGGCCGCTGGTGAGCGTGCACGGGGTGCGACCGGAAGACGTCCGCTACGAACCTTCGGTGGCCGTGCTGCAGCAGGTGTGGATCGCCGTTCGCAGCAGCCTGCGGGAGGTGCTGGAGGAGGTCACCCTGGCCGACCTGATGCACGACAACCTCCCGGTCGCCGTGGCCGGACGCACCCGCAGCCCCGAGGTGTGGCAGAGCCGGTCAACGCGGCGGCGTCCTACCACGTGAGACCCCGTGCTCAACTGGCGGATCAAACTGTACTGTCCCTATCGACTTTGTCGCCAATACGACGAAAGAACACGTCGGAACGGGTCTGGCGGGCCGAAGCAAGGCCCCGGCACCGGTTCTGCTGCCGTCGTGCGAAGGGACCACAACGTGAGCATCGCGCCGCGCAAACCACGGGTACTGGCCGTGGCGGCCGCCGTACTCTCCTTGTTCGCCGCCGTGGCCGGGTGCTCGCGCGCCGAACGCACCACCTCCGATGCCGAGGCGCCGCCGGCGAACACCGCCCCGGCCGCCGAGGTGCGCCTGGGTTACTTCCCCAACGTCACCCACGCTTCGGCGCTGATCGGCCTGGACAAGGGCCTGTTCGGCAAGGAGCTGGGCGCCACCAAACTCACGCCGGTGCAGTTCAGCGCCGGGCCAGAGGAGGTCTCGGCGCTGCTGGGCGGCTCGCTGGACATCGGTTTCATCGGCTCCGGCCCGGCGATCAACGCCTTCGCCAAGTCCGACGGGCAGACGGTTCGCCTAATCTCGGGGGCCACCTCCGGCGGCGCCCAGCTCGTGGTCGCGCCGCAGATCAACAGCCCGCAGGACCTCCGGGGCAAGACCGTCGCGGCGCCGCAGTTCGGCAACACCCAGGACGTCGCGCTGAAGAAGTGGCTCGCCAACAACCAGCTCGGCGACGTCCAGGTGCAGAACATCGAGAACTCCCAGACCCTCGACCAGTTCCGGCAGGGCCGGCTGGCCGGTGCCTGGCTGCCCGAGCCGTGGGCGTCGCGCCTGGTGCACGACGCGGGCGCCAAGGTGCTTCTCGACGAGAAGCAGCTGTGGCCGGAGGGGAAGTTCCCGACCACGGTCGTCGTGGTGCGCACCGAATTCCTCAAGCAGCATCCGCAGACCGTGCAGGCAGTCCTGCGCGGCTTGCTCGCCGCCAACGACCTCGCCGCCGCGAACCCGGCCGAAGCCAAGACCGCCGTCAACAAGCAGCTCAAGGAGCTGACCGGCAAGGAGCTGTCGTCCGAGGTCATCGACCGGGCGTTCACCGGGATCGAGCTGACCGCCGACCCGCTGGCCTCCCGGTTCCCGCAGCTGGCCCAGGACCAGGTGACCGCGGGGATCGAGCGGCAGGCCCCCGACCTGAAAGGCCTGGTCGACGTCACCGCGATCAACGCCGTGCTCGAAGCGGCCGGCAAGCCGAAGGTCGCCGACGGCGGACTGTCCGGATGATCGACCACGTCGCGAGGAAGGCAACCGAGACATGACCGCCGTCCTGCACGCCCCCGCGAACGCCGACCACGTGGTCCGGTTGACCGGGGTGCACAAGAGCTTCGGCGAGGCACGCCGCAGCATCACGGCGCTGCACGGCATCGATCTGACCGTCCGGCCGGGCGAGTTCGTCTGCCTGCTCGGCGCGTCGGGGTGCGGCAAGACGACGCTGCTCAACCTGATCGCCGGGTTGGACGAGCCGTCGCGGGGCACGATCGAGCTGAGCGGCTCGCGGCCCGCCGTGATGTTCCAGGAAGCCGCGCTGATGCCCTGGCTGACCGCGGCGGGCAACGTTGAACTGCCGCTGCGCCTGGCCGGAGTCGACCGCGCTACCCGCCGCGAACGCGGTCGCGAACTGCTGGACCTGGTCCGGTTGGGGAACGTGGGCGGCAAGCGCCCGCACGAACTCTCCGGCGGGATGCGCCAGCGGGTGGCGCTGGCCCGCGCGCTGGCGTCCGCGCTCGGCGCCTCCGACGACGACGCGTCCGCCTCGCTGCTGCTGATGGACGAGCCGTTCTCCGCGCTGGACGCGATCACGCGGGACGTGTTGCAGTCCGAACTGCTGCGCGTGTGGGAGTCCACCGGGGCCGCAGTGATGTTCGTGACGCACGACGTCCGGGAAGCGGTCCGGCTCGGACAGCGCGTGGTGCTGCTGTCGTCCCGGCCGGGCCGTGTCGTGCAGGAGTGGACCACCGGTCAGTCCACTTCGGACGGTCCGGGTCTCGTCGAGGTGATCAACCGTCGGCTTCGGGAGGTGATCAGCAACCATGCCTCGGCCTGACAGCATCCGCACCACCACGGCGGACACCGATCTCGACGCCGCGGTAGAAGCCGGTCTCGACGCCCTGGACACCCCGCCCGACCCGCAGCCGAACACCCGCAACCGCTGGCGCCGGTTCGCGGGCGCCGTCCTGCCTCCGCTGGTCGCGCTCGCCTTGGCGCTCACCGCCTGGCAGGCGCTGTGGGCATCCGCGCTGTGGCCGGAGTTCAAGCTGCCGGAGCCGCGGGCGGTCGGCTTGGAACTGTGGGACGAGATCACCAGCGGCAACGCGCTGAGCTTCATCTGGACCTCCGTGCACCGCGCCGTGATCGGGTTCCTCATCGGCATCGTCATCGCGACCCCGTTGGGACTCCTGGTGGCCAAGGTCCGGGTGATCCGCTCGGCGATCGGCCCGCTGTTGTCCGGTCTGCAGAGCCTGCCGTCGGTGGCCTGGGTTCCGGCCGCTGTGCTCTGGTTCGGCGTCACCCCCGCGACGATGTACACGGTGCTGCTGCTGGGTTGCGTCCCGTCGATCGCCAACGGCTTGGTCGCCGGGATCGACCAGATCCCGCCGATCCTGCCGAGGGTCGGCAAGGCGCTGGGTGCGGGCCGACTCGCGACGGCCCGGCACATCCTGCTGCCCGCCGCACTGCCCGGCTACCTGGCCGGGTTGAAGCAGGGATGGGCGTTCTCCTGGCGCTCCCTGATGGCCGCCGAGATCATCGCCACGTCCCCCGAACTGGGCAAGGGCCTCGGGGCCTACCTGGAAAACGGCCGCCTGCTGTCCGACATGCCCACCGTCATCGCCGCCATCGCGCTGATCCTGCTGGTGGGCGTGGGCATCGAACTGCTGGTCTTCCGCCCGCTGGAACGCGGCATCCTGCGCGCCCGCGGCCTCGGGACCGCGTGAGAGGGCCAAGGCTGTTCGAAACTCGTCTTCTGGCGATCTGCGCGGCGCGACCACCGGAGGCCGCACCTTCGTCCGCCGGGGCAGCGACGGCAACCGGCTCACCGCTGACGGCGGACCCGTGATGGACATCCTCGGGGATGCCGACCCCTGGTCGGACCTGTGGTTCTACGCCAACCCGGTCTTCGTCGACGTCGTATGACCACGACCAACAGCTACTGGGTCGCCGCCGCTCTCGGTCCCGAGGCCGGCAGCGGCGGCCTGGCGAAAACGCCGAAATCGAACCATTCGGTCACATTCCCGACGGCCGCCGCCGCGACGGCCCGGCGGACCAGGCCCGGATCGACGACGGTGATGCCCTCGACCGAAAGCACACCGGAACCGGGGCGCGACACCTCCTCCTGGCCGGTCATCGCGACCACCGCCCGATCCGATTGCGGACCGGATTCGCGGCGCGACGATCTTGCGGCGTCATCCCTCGGAAAGCGAACATGCGGAGGAACAATAGTGACCGGAATGGGGAAAGGTGACCCCAGGGCGGCCGGAACCGATATCGATCACGAGAACTCCGGACATTTAATGCATAGTCCGCATTCGCCCCAGCGGAGAATTCACCGGAAGATTTCGAAGAATATTCGCAGCCCGCTCGTACCATTCGGATCGAGCCGAAAGGGCGGGAATTCCGGTGGTGCCGCCCGGCTCCGGCGCGGCACCACCGGGGGGTCAGCCCAGGCTGACCTTGGGGTCGAAAGTGTTGCAGGCGTTCGGGTTTCCGGTGCGCAGACCGGTGGTGAACCACTTCTCCCGCTGCGCCGAACTGCCGTGAGTGAACTTACTCTCATCGACGTGCCCGCCGCCCAGCTTGGCCTGGATGTAGTCGTCGCCGATCCGCCCGGCGGCGTCCACGGCGCGGCGGATGTCGTCGTCGGAGATCTCCTGGATCAGCGGCTTACCGGAGCGGGTGGGCACCGTGGTGGCGTGATTGGCCCACACTCCGGCGTAGCAGTCAGCCTGCAGTTCCAGGCGCACCGCGCCGGAGGTCGGCCCGGTCTGCCGGGGGTTGACCTTCGAATTGGTGCCGAGCAGGTTCTGCACGTGGTGGCCGTACTCGTGGGCGAGCACGTAGGCCTCCACGAAGCTGCCGCCCTGGGCACCGAACCGCGTCTTGAGCTCCTTGAAGAAGTCCAGGTCGATGTAGACGTCGGCGTCGGCCGGGCAGTAGAACGGGCCGACGTCTGAGGTCGCGCCCCCGCAAGCGGTGTTCACCGCGCCGCGGAAGAACTTCGTCGGCGCGGCCTGATACTTCCCGCCCGAACGCACGAACTGCTCGCTCCAGTACCCCTGGATCGAGTTGATCGACGCGACCAGCGCGCACTCCTCCCGCTTGTTGGCATCCGCGCCGGTCCGGCATTCCTGCGCCAGGCGCTGGTCGTCCGCCTGCTGACCGACGGGCAGCTGGTCGAGGCTCAGCGGCGGCAGCGCCGGCTGTCCGCCACCCCCGGCGAAGTTGCTGAGCAGGAAGTAGAGCACCATCCCGACGAGAGCCAGTCCCCCGCCCCCCACCGCGATGGTCCCGCCGCCGAAACCACCGCCGCCGGAACCGCCGACTTCCTCGACCTGCGATGCGTCCAGCTCCGCATCGTCGTTGAACCGCACAGCACCCTCCTGGGACTGATCACACCTGCCGGCATCCCCGGCACCGACCCCGACGTGGCCGCAGAACAAGATATCGGGCCCACCCCGACGGCCCGACGGCCCGCCGCCCCGGAGATCGACCGAAAACCGCACGACAGCTGGGAAAAGAGCCGAGAATCCACGCCGACCAAACAGCATTCGGGTCGAGAGCCCACAGATCGCGTGCGCGGGGCACCACTTTCGCAATTCAGCGCCAATTCGGCACCCGAAACGGCAATGCGGCTCGCGACAATTCCCCGGAAAATGCCGCGGCACGAGATGATCTCGAAGGACCACCGAGATCTGGCTGCGCTGACCGGCAATCCGCTGCCTTGGTTCCGGCCGACGACGGGTCATCGCGGAAGTCGGACTGGCGAAGGGCGTCTACGTTGATCATGGTTTGCCCCACGGAGCGAACAGCGGGGCGGACGTCTGACACCGCACAGCGCTGCCCGACTCCTCGTCACCTGATCGGGAGATCGCTACGCTCGGCAGTACCTCTTCGCGGAGGTATGCCCCGGTCGACGGGCCGGGGTTTCACGAAGAGGCACTTCCGCGAAGAGGTGATGTGATCGTGTCCTCGAACGGTCCGTCTGTTGGTGCCCGCATCCGGCAGGCGCGGGAACGCGCCGGGATGAGCCGCCGCGTGCTGGGCGGTCTCGTCAACCGGTCGGCCGAGTGGGTTAAGGCTGTCGAGACCGGGCGCTTGCAGACGCCGAAGCTCCAGATGCTTACCAAGCTTGCCCACGTACTCGACGTCCGAGACCTCGCCGAGCTCACTGGGAACGATGAAGCGGTGTCGGTGTCGCGGTTCGCGCCTGGCGCTGCTCACCAGGCGCTCTACGACGTGCAAGCCGCGTTGACCGAGTACCGGCTCACACCGGACACGCGGCCGGTGGACCTGGCGCACCTGGCGGAACGGCTGGCGTCGGCGTGGAAGGTGCGGCACAGTTCGCCGGACCACCGGACACAGCTCGGGGCACTGCTGCCCGACCTGATCCGGGACGCGCAGCGTGCTGTCCGGGCACCGCGGGGTGAGGAACGGCGGGATGCGCGGCGCATTCTGGCGGGCGTTTACCAGCTCGCCGACTTCTACGTCGCGTTCCAGCCCGTGCCGGAGCTTGTGCGGCTGGTCGCCGACCGGGCCGTCACCGAAGGGGCAAGACCGAACTCGACGCCCTCGACGACGACGAACTGGCCGCCAAGGCCGCCGACATCGCGGTATTCGCCCGCACCACCCCGGCACACAAGGCACGTGTCGTCCAAGCACTGCAGCGCACCGACCGCGCCGTCGCCGTCACCGGCGACGGCGCAAACGACGCACCCGCGATCAGAATCGCCGACATCGGCATCGCGCTCGGCGAACGCGCCACACCCGCCGCCCGGGAAGCCGCCGACGTCGTGGTCACCGACGACCGCATCGAAACGATCGTGGACGCCATCGTCGAAGGACGCGCCATGTGGGCCTCGGTGCGCGACTCCCTGGCCCTGCTGCTGGGCGGCAACCTCGGCGAAATCCTCTACATCGTCGCCACCGGCCTGCTCACCCCCGGCGGCTCGATGAACGCCCGCCAAATGCTGCTGGTCAACCTCCTCACCGACGTCATCCCGGCCATGGCGATCGCAGTACGCCCCCCACCGGAAATCACGCCCGAGATGCTCCTGGAGAAGGGCCCGACGCCTCCCTCGGCGCCGCACTGCACCGCGACATCTACCGGCGCGGCATCATCACCGCCGCATCCGCGTTCACCGCCTGGGTCCTCGGCCGCGCCACCGGAACCCGCCGACACGCCGACACCGTCGCACTCGTCGGCGCCCAACTCGGCCAGACCCTGGTCATCCGCGGACGCACCCCACTGGTCGTGGCCGGTGCGCTCGCGTCCATGGCGGCACTGGCCGCCATCGTGCAAACCCCCGGCCTCAGCCACTTCTTCGGCTCCACACCCCTACTGCCCCACGGCTGGGCCATCGCCCTGAGCTGCACCATCGCCGCCAGCGCAGCCGGCCTCATCCTCCAGCCACGGGCGCGCAGCCAGCAGGCCAGGCCGTCGCAGCGCGGGAAGAAAACCGAGCACGTGACCGATCACACGAACGCAGCCCAGGAAACAGCACCCCGCGACGGCAATGGCCACCAGAGCCGATCCCTTCACCTCACACGAATTCAAGCGCAAACCACACCCAACCCGACACCACAACGCCGGAAATGCAGTAGCCCACACGAAGTCCACCACCGCAGTCGGGCGCCAAACCTCATGCAGGCATACCTGCGAATCGACCAGTCTGCGGTGCACCGCTTCGTACTCAAGGTTCGAGGAGCGAGGACCACCACCAAGTTCTCCGTCATCACGTCACCTCGCTCAGCCCGTGCCGTGGAAGGCGTCGATGCCCTTGCGCCAGGCGGTGTCGAGATCGGCGTCGGGTGGGAAACGTTGGTTCAGCTCGAGGTTGACCATGCCGTGCGCGAAAGCCCAGATGGCCCGCGCTCGTTCGCGGTCACCGCCGGTGGCCTCGAGGAGCGGCATTGCGGCCGCCTCCTCGACGCCGGAGGTGAGCAGGTCGCGGCGCAGGGGCCGCTCGGTCATCAGCCGATAGAGGTTCGGCTGCCGGCGTGCGAAGTCGCGGTACGCGGCGGTGAGGGCGGCGATCGGGGTGTCGGATCGATGGACGGCCTGCGCGAACAGTTCGGCCTGCTCCTCGAAGCCGACCGAGATCAGCGCCGCCTCCAGTGCCTGCTTGTCCCGGAGGTGCTCGTAGATCGAGGAGGCGCGGATCCCGAGTTGGGCGGCGAGGCGACGCATCGACAGCGCATCGGGACCTTCCCGCTCGAGGAGTTGCCGCGCGGTCTGCACGATCTCCCGGGCTCGCGGGGTGAGCCGGCTCAGTGCGCGGGAAGCCATCCGTCCCGCCTTCCTAGAAGGACCTAACGGTGTTAGGCTAACACCCTAACGCCGTTAGGGTGAAAGGTAGCGCCGATGCCCGCTCGTGCCCCATCCCGTCACGTCGAGACCGGCACCGGCTCCGCGCGGATCCATGACCGCGTCGCGCGGGCCCTGCTCGTCCTCGCCGCCGCTGGCGCCGTCGCCGCGGTGGCCGGCGCAGTGGGCGCCGTCGCGGACGCCGGACCGGCCACACGGATGGTCGAGACCTGGCGCATGCTCGGCTTCGGTGTCTTCGCGGGCGTGTTCCTGCTGCTGGTCTACCGCCCCCGGCTCTACGCCGGGATCTGGGAGCTCGCCATCCTCAACAAACTCGCCCTGACCCTGGCCGCCTTGTCCTTCGGCAGCGGGGCCGACGGCGCTGACGCGGCGCTGATCGCCGACGGAGCGGTCACGCTCATCCTGCTGGCCGCGTATGTGCTCAGCCGGGGCTGGACTGCCTGGTCCACCGCAAGGGCCGTGGCGTGATGCAGGGCGTCCGTGACCGCCGCCGAACGCCGCTGGCGGACACGCTGACCGCGTCCGCACCACACTTCCTGGCCGAGAGCATCGCCTGGGCCGTCGTGCCAACGGCGCTCGCGTCATACTCGATCTGACTCGCCGCGCTGGCCGGAGTCGTGCTGGTTTGCCTGCCCACCGTCTTCGGCCTGCGAGTCAGCCCGTAGCGCTCCAGAATTTCTTCACCGGGCCCCACGATCCGTGGTCACCCGGGGTGGGCGCAATTTCTCGCGAAATTGCGCTCGTCCGCCTGGCGTCGACGGCGTGCCCGGTCGGTGACTGGGCACCACGACGGCGCGCTGACCCGGCCGCAGCACCGCATGGCAGACCAGGTGCAGGCCGTCGTAACCGCCGTTGACCCACCATCAGTTGTCCCGGCGAGAACGGCCACGTGCGCTCCTGCTCCGCCGCGAACGCGGGAAGCACGGCCAGCGAATCCGGAGACATCGCGACTACTTCCGCGACACGGCGTAGCGGCGGTGTGCGAGTGAAGGCAGCACGGCCCGGGCGTGTTCCAAGCGCTGCTCCGTCACCTCCACCACCGCCACGCCGGGCTGCTCGCCGAGATCGGTGAGTTGCAGGCCCAGCGGGTCGAAGACCGCGCTGCGGCCGATGTTCTTCGGGTTGACCTGTCCCGCGGCCGCGACGTAGCAGGTGTTCTCCACCGCTCGTGCCCGCAGCAGGGTCGTCCAGTGGTCTTCCTTCAAGCTGCCGCGCACCCAGGCTGCTGACACCGCGAACAGCTGCGCTCCCCGGTCCACCAAGTCCCTGAAGATCTCCGGGAAGCGCAAG
This genomic interval carries:
- a CDS encoding GlsB/YeaQ/YmgE family stress response membrane protein — translated: MSIIGWIVLGLLAGGIAKVLMPGRDPGGCIVTILLGVAGAFVGGWVGKTLFHVELGTFFDLRTWGLAILGALILLIGYRLIFGKPRD
- a CDS encoding ABC transporter ATP-binding protein; amino-acid sequence: MTAVLHAPANADHVVRLTGVHKSFGEARRSITALHGIDLTVRPGEFVCLLGASGCGKTTLLNLIAGLDEPSRGTIELSGSRPAVMFQEAALMPWLTAAGNVELPLRLAGVDRATRRERGRELLDLVRLGNVGGKRPHELSGGMRQRVALARALASALGASDDDASASLLLMDEPFSALDAITRDVLQSELLRVWESTGAAVMFVTHDVREAVRLGQRVVLLSSRPGRVVQEWTTGQSTSDGPGLVEVINRRLREVISNHASA
- the ypfJ gene encoding KPN_02809 family neutral zinc metallopeptidase gives rise to the protein MRFNDDAELDASQVEEVGGSGGGGFGGGTIAVGGGGLALVGMVLYFLLSNFAGGGGQPALPPLSLDQLPVGQQADDQRLAQECRTGADANKREECALVASINSIQGYWSEQFVRSGGKYQAAPTKFFRGAVNTACGGATSDVGPFYCPADADVYIDLDFFKELKTRFGAQGGSFVEAYVLAHEYGHHVQNLLGTNSKVNPRQTGPTSGAVRLELQADCYAGVWANHATTVPTRSGKPLIQEISDDDIRRAVDAAGRIGDDYIQAKLGGGHVDESKFTHGSSAQREKWFTTGLRTGNPNACNTFDPKVSLG
- a CDS encoding ABC transporter permease, with translation MPRPDSIRTTTADTDLDAAVEAGLDALDTPPDPQPNTRNRWRRFAGAVLPPLVALALALTAWQALWASALWPEFKLPEPRAVGLELWDEITSGNALSFIWTSVHRAVIGFLIGIVIATPLGLLVAKVRVIRSAIGPLLSGLQSLPSVAWVPAAVLWFGVTPATMYTVLLLGCVPSIANGLVAGIDQIPPILPRVGKALGAGRLATARHILLPAALPGYLAGLKQGWAFSWRSLMAAEIIATSPELGKGLGAYLENGRLLSDMPTVIAAIALILLVGVGIELLVFRPLERGILRARGLGTA
- a CDS encoding TetR/AcrR family transcriptional regulator; amino-acid sequence: MQTARQLLEREGPDALSMRRLAAQLGIRASSIYEHLRDKQALEAALISVGFEEQAELFAQAVHRSDTPIAALTAAYRDFARRQPNLYRLMTERPLRRDLLTSGVEEAAAMPLLEATGGDRERARAIWAFAHGMVNLELNQRFPPDADLDTAWRKGIDAFHGTG
- a CDS encoding ABC transporter substrate-binding protein, which codes for MSIAPRKPRVLAVAAAVLSLFAAVAGCSRAERTTSDAEAPPANTAPAAEVRLGYFPNVTHASALIGLDKGLFGKELGATKLTPVQFSAGPEEVSALLGGSLDIGFIGSGPAINAFAKSDGQTVRLISGATSGGAQLVVAPQINSPQDLRGKTVAAPQFGNTQDVALKKWLANNQLGDVQVQNIENSQTLDQFRQGRLAGAWLPEPWASRLVHDAGAKVLLDEKQLWPEGKFPTTVVVVRTEFLKQHPQTVQAVLRGLLAANDLAAANPAEAKTAVNKQLKELTGKELSSEVIDRAFTGIELTADPLASRFPQLAQDQVTAGIERQAPDLKGLVDVTAINAVLEAAGKPKVADGGLSG
- a CDS encoding RrF2 family transcriptional regulator produces the protein MRISAKVDYAVRALVELARLSPGKVARAEDVAAAQEIPRNFLLAVLADLRRSGIVASRRGQAGGWVLARPAEAVSVADVIRAVDGPLVSVHGVRPEDVRYEPSVAVLQQVWIAVRSSLREVLEEVTLADLMHDNLPVAVAGRTRSPEVWQSRSTRRRPTT